In a genomic window of Limibacillus sp.:
- a CDS encoding VOC family protein, with the protein MQANPINIRAIDHIVLRVADVERVTAFYRDLLGCRVEKVQADLGLIQLRAGDSLIDLVDLAGPLGEKGGAGPGAEGRNLDHLCLRLLPFDRKAILAWLEDAGLEPGDWAERYGADGRGPSVYIADPEGNIVELKGPPGA; encoded by the coding sequence ATGCAGGCGAACCCGATCAACATACGGGCCATCGACCACATCGTCTTGCGGGTCGCCGACGTGGAGCGGGTCACCGCCTTCTACCGCGACCTGCTCGGCTGTCGCGTCGAGAAGGTCCAGGCCGACCTGGGCCTCATCCAACTGCGGGCGGGCGACAGCCTGATCGATCTCGTCGATCTGGCGGGCCCTCTCGGCGAGAAGGGCGGCGCCGGACCGGGAGCGGAGGGGCGCAACCTCGATCACCTCTGCCTGCGCCTCCTGCCCTTTGACAGAAAAGCCATTCTGGCGTGGCTGGAAGACGCGGGGCTGGAGCCCGGCGACTGGGCCGAACGCTACGGCGCGGACGGCAGGGGCCCCTCGGTCTATATCGCCGATCCGGAAGGAAACATCGTTGAATTAAAAGGGCCGCCGGGGGCCTGA